The sequence below is a genomic window from Nicotiana tomentosiformis chromosome 6, ASM39032v3, whole genome shotgun sequence.
catgctgcgcacatagtggtgattgtgattctgattggatgtctttgggtaagacggcctagccaatcggtccgtgatcggactccgtgctaaaatcacggtggtatatcggtactaaagatctcacaacctaaaatattgaaatttacttgaaaacctATCTTGCTCCTAACTTAATGCTTTGGTATTGTTTGCGGCTTCCGTTTCTCTTATGATTGTTTCTCGTATAattactcattctattgagaggcagtttagtcttacatactagtactattccatatgtactaatgtcccttttgccgggggcgctgcatctttaatggatgctggTTGTTCCACAACAAGCGgcattgatcattgatagtggtacACCTTATTcctagctgatttggtgagccccacttcattttggggtcgtgtatcttttgttccttgtattttatgttttgaggtatagccggggccttgttgccagcactatcatagtactcttttgtatctgttacaggctctgtagacatagtgtgggttgtatattggtgttgggaaagtcaaactaaagATGTTGTAATTTTGTCACATGTTTCAATTTCGAAACTATGAATGTGTGATGAAACattttggagacttataaattacgtaactaatggtaatgaatggGTGTTGCCCACACGATCTTCTCATGGTCTAATTGATgaattatatcttctctttattcattgGTATGTTCGGGAAGAAtgtatctagcaggcttgcttgatCGGGTCATCTCGGTGGAGCGCgatcgtgctccccgaggtcggggcatgacctAAATGGTCGAAGAAttgtgttttgatagttccaataggttcgtatggtcaTTTTTGACTTACGTGTATgttcggatttgcatttggaggttcctaggttaatttggttctatttggcgaaagttggacatttgaaggtttggaagtttcataggtttgaccgagagttactTACATATTATCGAGTTCAAATTGCTGTTTTTGGAATTGGAATGGGTTCGTTATGCCATTTGGAACTTTTTGTAACGACTCGACAGGTCGATTTGAGcaattgcacttcgctcggtagtttgagggcatgagtagctctgtatgatgtattatgacttgtgtgaatcgtagGTTTTGGTTTTCACGTTATTTgtaattgatttggaagaatgaattttattgttgaagcttaaagttggaagaggtgattaaatttgacttttgtgaatttgaccccgaaatggagttctgatggttccgttaggtccggatggtgattttagactggggcgtatgcccggatttgtatttCGATATTTCTAGAAGAATTTGGCACTAATGGGCGAAAgtgggaaatttgaaggtttcgaAAGTTCATATGTTTGATCgcgagttgactttgaggatatcggtctcggattgtggttccgggaattggaatagcttcgttatatcatttgggactgcaaaatttgagttcattccgagttgatttattGTGTTTCGACGCGACTTTTGGAAgttaaagttcaaagtttatttgagtttgatttgaggtgcgattcgtcgtttcgatgttgttatgtgtgattttaggccttgagtaggtctgtgttatgttatggaacttgttggtatattaggacggggtcccgaggggctcgagtgagtatACTTGGATGAAAcatgtatatttggactcgtattcgaatggttAGGCaggatttgtgacttttgtcgagtttcgagaagAGGgccctgatggtaggctataatctcatattttagttgCCTATTGCagtccaatttactgcacttcaattgagtttgagctttaatcgctagtgttttacgctaattgtgtgttttatgccttgtaggagtgattccaagctatgtagatgttttggaatgaattcgagCAATTCTTAAGCTTTGAcgtctaagtaaaagcccaaggattaagttggagtcgtgttcggggatcaacgggcAATAGTACACTTAACGGGAGAAACAAATCGAGAGCAAGAGGTCACCCAGGTGAGCGATCGCGCACTGGACGCACAATGGGCGCGCAAGTAAAATAGTACACTGTCCAAAGTGCGCGGCCATATGTGCGAGCAcacctccaggtgcgcggccgcgcacgtccaatCCCGAaattgtcctatttcgcgtaggaaaaggtgtgttcgtttgggcccgaccctagttggtatatatacatgaaaaaatggtattttcttgacttttgacacatctaagacagaaggaggctaaggaggaatTAGAGATGAAAAAGCataaggagttcatcattcaatcctcactcaagacaagagtttggatcgttttatgttttcttttactttaaacatatttgtgatgaatttctccatatctatggagtagttctttttaatgtttgatggatttggtgtattgatatttgtttgtagattataactctagatcttatgtattgaatcgttttggatgatttaattattgcatctatattcacatgttagtgtaatcgagagaggcataacttgtgatattgttgcattatcttgttggttgagttcattaattcttcttattaatcgaaagaggctagttgaattattgtttaaccctagttaggaggataatagagtgaggttctcctaaagaccaatccactacggattcttgcatatcttcactaagcttaaattggttcatattgtgaggttgagacttaattgagAGAGGTGTTtatactaaacgtttgaactaataattgagtgaattcgagagactcactttaacattagaagtgaattaactagagttaaatcccagacatttatctttcacctatccaatcaatccctattttcttccattgatatcttccttgcttacttttgttcgagtgtcattcgtcaataagttagactcttagttaatttttactttaatcacataaatctcaattgctgatcatcttggatagaaatcgagctataaactacgaaaattctgtttaactccaatccctatggatacgatattatattatactatattccactagcgagcatatttaagtgtgtgttttgcgctcgtcaaattttggcgcagttgccggggattggtaatcaatagtgtttgaaatagtttgtagttctaattgaggaatttttcttttttgttctctttttatgtttggtgttctttgactatgCGCAGGTTATAGGTTTAGATTGGTGCATGCTCGAGCTTCTGctaaggaagtgctaccatacgaaccagaaatcgagaaacaactATGACAGctaaggaaggaaagaaatctccccgAGAGTATAGAGAAGGCTGggaaatcctcaaccaaagaaatcatggctggagatgatgataatgtggacttggctgcaagagaggcaaccCAACAACGAGAGAAAGTTGCAAGGGATGCTaaggaagcagctattagagatgcacagataATCTATGTAGAAGAGACAGCTCAGAGAATGGCTCAGAATAAACCTTTGGTTGCAGACCAGTTAGGAAATATATCTCCCGGtactgggagaccacttggcgattatgctagaccggtctacaaccaagacttatcaagtgtgagaccacctccagttgcagctATCAATTTTGAGTTTAAGCAGGGGTTGCTTCAAACTCTGCAAAACAGTTTTGTCTTCAGAGGAAAGATAAAtaaagatccaaacaatcatgtgatggacttcgaggagattatgaacacctttcaatacaatggtgtgtcacaagatgcagtctacttaagggtattccccttcacactcaaggATGATGCAAAACACTGGCTTAGAATCTtgcctaatggatcgattagaacatgggatgagatgaccagaacatttcttgataaatatttctcatcagctaagacgggcaagtttagaagagaaatctatAACTTTTGCTAGAAAGAGGCCaaaactgtgtttgaagcttgggagaggtttaaggagatagtgcgaaagtgtcaacatagtggaattaaactctggatgcaactccaagacttttgggatggattgacacccgccgcacgcagaacattgagcaatgcagctggaggctcgttgatgaagaagactctagaggagatagtcacaattctagatAATTTATTTGAAGATGCAAATTAGTGGCCCTCTGAGATTGCTGAAAGAaaaagatcaactggtgttcaccaagttaatgctaacacatctgtgcaagTACAGCTTAATGCCATGgccaaggaaataatgaagctgaccttagcttcaGTACATAGTGAGCCTCacacagcttgtgatatatgtggaaatggacaccctacacatgagtgtcaagcctcaattgaggaaGTTAATGTTGTTGGGAATCATAACTTCAATGCAATAGGTCATAAGTACCCTAGTTTTtcgtggagttcacctgggggtactacAAATGCAAGGTAACAAAACAACTCCAGATTCCAGGAACAAGGAGCCCcaggcttccaaaatcagctGAGGTTGCAGTTCCAGCCTCAATATTTCACTCAGCTTCggctagaagatctaatgaagtccttcattgtcaagacagatgagagattagatgctcatggtaaAACTATCAAAGAACTTGACACAGGGTTGCTAAACTTGGAGAAGCAAGTGGGGCaaattgaaaatatattggctgagagaatcccaggtactctgccagctgatactgaaagaaagcccaaagaaacagtgaatgctatGATATTGAGAAGCGGataagtgttgaaagatcccactacagtccaaaaagaggtggtacctgaaaaagaaagtgaggagaagctgaaaaatgaagttgataaaaagaagaaaggcaagaagggagctgagaaaaagaagaaggaggagacTTCGAGACGGGAGGAAATAAATGAGAGTGGGAACCTGCCTGCTCTACCGTTTccccaaaagctatatagagaaaagctggataaGCAGTTAGAGAGATTCCTGGATATGCTAAAACAGGTTAACGTAAATTTGCAATTCATAGAATTGTTCTCTCAAATGACAGCTTATGCCAGATTCTTGTAGGAGATCCTcaaaaagaagaggaagatagaataTACCTCAGTGGACAAGATCAAAGAGCATTGTAGTGCAATCtttcaaaacaaactcccacaaaagtgtggagatccagggagttttactataccttggtcgttaggcactcttaattttgataagtctttgtgTGATTTCGGTGCCTCAATTagtttaatgcctttgtctatttacaagAAGCTGGagaatgagattggagagataaggtctgcaccaatatctttgcagctagcAGAGCAAATAACTatcatacccgaggggatagtggaataTGTCTTAGTTAAGGTAGATAAGTTTGTTTTTCCTGTAAATttcatagtggtgaatatggaggagaacaaagagGTCCCCCTTATCTTAGAATGACCATTCTGagcaacgggtagagcaatattggatatacatgatagaaaactcatgcttagagtgggtgaagaGACTGTGAtgtttgagatgaatgtagagaCGGGGCTGAGAAAGGAGAAGTCAGCTATAAgtgttgaatggaaggggaagAGTTCAAGAGATAAGGCACTATTTAGTGATcatgataagtgtggggtgtatcccaagaaggctgagaagaagctgtctgcatggatgtgcgcaCTAGTTCGGGCGAaaagaatggagcccgactttgattatgaccccgactagatattcagggaagttcCTCTACCCATCCCGCagtctacattacaaccaattaaagtcctccATGATCCTTGACTTAATGAGcttaattagtagagtagtacactatgaGCAAGCcgatggtgcatcttttgtggcatatgaatgttgtttctgagagtgggtgaattctttctatcttgagttcctaattgttcttaatttctatTGTGAGCGGAACTACTCTCGGTTGTTATGTCAGGGCACtgaattcatgaaggaaaggtaatgtcattgacctctatgtagAGTAAgggagcgggttataaataatgcgtggtgcttgtgggtcaaatcttgaggctaggctgttatactattgtgcttagtctattttaaatattcttggtatgacaagttatgagagttgtttaaaacgTTCGTGTcgttataaagtgtagtttgattgctcgaggacaagcaatggtttaagtgtggggtgttgatggtaggctataatatcGTGTTTTAGTTGCCTATTGCACTATAATTTACTGCACTTCAATttagtttgagctttaatcgctagtgttttgcactaactgtgtgttttataccttttaggagtgattccgagctatgtagatgtttaggaatgaattcgagctattcTGAAGTGTTGAAGTCTCactaaaagcccaaggattaagttggagtcatgttcggggatcaacagGCAATAATACACTTAACGGGAGAAACAAATCGCGAGCAAGAGGTCACCCAGGTGAGCGATCGCGCACTGGGCGCACAATGGGCGCGCAAGTAGAACAGTACACTATCCAAAGTGCGTGGCCATATGTGCGAGCAcacctccaggtgcgcggccgcacacGTCCAATCCCAGAATTATCCTATTTCGCATAGGAAAAGGTGTGTTCATTTGGGACCGACCCTAATTGGTATATATACGtggaaaaatcatattttctggacttttgacacatataagACCGAAGGAGTCTAAGGCGGAGTTAgaaaagcaaaagcacaaggagttcatcattcaatcctcactcaagacaagagtttggatcgttttatgttttgttttactttaaacatatttgtgatgaattgctccatatctatggagcaGTTCTTTTTAGGGTTtcatggatttggtgtattgatatttgtttgtggattataactctagtttttaagTGTTGAATCGCTTTTGATGATTTAATTTTtgtatctatattcacatgttcatgtaatctaGATAGGCATAACTTTGATATcattgcattatcttgttggttgagttcattaattcatCTTAGTAatagaaagaggctagttgaattattgtttaaccctagttaggaggttaatcgagagaggttctcctaaagaccaatccactatgaaatcttgcatatcttcactaagcttaaattgattcatattgtgaggttgagacttaatcgagagaggagtttctactcaatgtttgaactaataattgagtgaattcgagagactcactttaacattagaagtgaattaactagagttaaatcccagatatttatcttgcacatatccaatcaatccctattttctcccattgttatcttccttgcttacttttgttcgagtgtcattcgtcaataagttagactcttagttaattttagttttaatcacataaatctcaatcGTTGATTATCTTGGATTGCAATCAAGCTATAAAGTacgaaaatattgtttaactccaatccatgtggatacgatattatattataccatATTCGAGTaacgagcatatttaagtgtttgttttgcgctcgtcaggcCCTGGTTGACCTTTTATTTGACTTTTCACTAATGAATAAAAATTGGAGCTTTATTACTTGGAATTAGTTCTTATAGCTTTGTtatatgttattgagttattttttgctagattctagccgttcggaggtcgattcacgTGGGAagacatttctagagtattgatttggcttgtttgaggtatcttgcctaactttatgtgggtaAAATACCCCTTAGGACTTGGAGTTAATTTTTTATTCGTGTTAGGTGAAAGCTGACGTGTACATGGGGTGACGAGCATGTACACGGGTGCTATGTGTGGCTTATGACCAGATTAgtccttaggctattaatatgccgtAATTTGAGTATGTCGTTTTGTATGAAACATGCTTAATCACTTTGTGGCTACGTGAACATGATCACTACAGCTGATTTTGCTGTAGTAATGCTTTATATGTTAAACACCCATCCACATTTAACTATTGGCATGTCCTTGTTCACTTCGTTGATAAATTATGAGCTTATATCTTTGATGAAATTTGGCAATATCattttgtgataattgtggcaCATGTAGACATGTTGGGCGGATTGATTGGGTGTTGGCACGAGGTCTTTTCTGTGTGATTGTTATTATTTTTGTGCGCATGGGGCGAAATAAGGGCGGCATTTTCTCGGGTTGCCCATGTGGCGAAATAATGGTAGTGATATGTGCATGTGGCAAAATAAGGATGGTATCTATTGTTATTTCCACATGCGGCACAATAAGAGCGGCACTATTTATGATATTATGTAATGATTTGGGGGTGATTCTCTTGATGATCTTTATGTGTCGAAACGGGGATGATATTTTGATCATATACATGTTTTTCCTAAAAATCCGTCATGTATTTTAATGAGTTGTTAGTTCAATTTGACATGCTACCATATGCCTCCACTTCTATTAGATGACATGGAGGATTTCAGAATCAGTTAATGGAATAAATTAAGACGAAAGGTATAAGATTAGCAAGCAAATGGTTGTGCTGTTTGGAGCATGATAAATAAAGTATTGATCACCTCTTCATCAAGAGTGAGCTTGTTATGGAGGTTTGGAACCATTTTGATCGCCTTTTCAATATTAGATCCTTACAAATGAATTCCATGCAGTCACGGCAGTTTAATAGATCTCGCATGAAATCCCAAGTTGGTTACATCACGTCTATGCTTACTATTTTTTCAGTTTGGGAACTCTGGAAGGAAGGTAATATCAGTAAATTAGAAAACCCAATATCTCGACCGGCTGCTATTATTCAAAAAATTACGGACTGGCTGAAAGACTGTTTTCAACTTCTTGACATGAGATCATCTTGGATGTTTAGTGATTCTATTCTTCTGGATGTGCTCTACCTTTATCAAGCTCGTAAACTTGCAATCGACTCCAAAACCATTGTTGATTGCTTCAATGAAAATAAAGAAGCCCTAAAATTACCCATACCTAGACTCATGGTGGAGCTTCATTTCATCCAAATTATTGGCTGGTCATTTTAAAACCGTCTATACATTTAGAGAAAACAACAAAGTGGCAGACTCTTTATCAAACTTCGGCTGCTATTCTTATTTTGACTATAGGTTTTCCTCTACAGCTGATCTTCCTCAACAAATTCAGGTTTTTCTCTCAAAAAAGTGGGCTTATTGAATATCATATTGGTTTGGCTTTGTTCACTTTCATTTTATTAGCAGTTATATTTTTGGCTGTCTTGTAGCTCTTTGTGAGCTGGTCTATGTACTTTTTTTAAGGGTAAGGTTTTGACATCCTCCCCCTTAACCCCCcggtgggggagggggggggggggcagaTGGAGTATTGACGGAGATGCTTTGGATTGAACACATCCCCTTTACTTAGTAGGGCTTAGGAACGATGTTGGCAAATGATTGTTGAATATAGTTACTCATCTCACAGCCCAATTTCCTCTGTGGGGTGTATACCGGCCAGGTTGCTACCCGGAGGACCAAACTTGACTGCTGGGACAAGCTTGGTTTACTGTCTTCCCTTTATTACCAGGCGGTATAGTCGCATTGCAATTATTCCACCAGTACAGGTGACTTTATCCGAATGTAACAGTGTAGTAGCAACTGCAGACGGGGTCTGCATGAGACGTCGGTTCTTGATTAACATCCTTTTGCCACTATCCTTCTTTCCAAAAAATGCAGCCCCTACCATTAGTCGTCTATGGAGATCTGGGATTCGGTATTGAATCAATCCAACATTTCGTTCGGTCACTTCAGCAGTCATTCTATTAAGTTGATTCCATCACCTTGCCTTTGCTTACATTCAATAGTAGCTTGCTGGTGTCCTTTCAGGTCAGGAACTCGTGCAATAGGCAGCTAGCCTATTGGAAAAAGACTACTCTCATCCTTCTCCCGAGGTAGCTAATTTTTTTTTCGTGCTTCTTAAGTCAATGTTGACCTGTATATAAGTTAGATGTTGGAAAGGGAAGCCCCCATAATATAAGCACTCGTTCAGTCAAGTAATTCCTTTAGAGCCTATAGTATAGCTGAGTAGTTAAGAGCTTCTGGTAATATACAAACATAGGAATCGACTTGTATTGCATTAATGGGGCTTTGAGGGACGTCTTCTCTTTCCCTTATCAAGCAAGTCATACCTAATCGCCCTTGATGCCATCTTGATAATTGGAATGaatgtctcatcatagtctatacCCTATTGTTGGTTATAGCCTTGGGCTACCATGCGAGCCTTTTAGCGATCAATAGTCCCATCAGGCTTTGACTTTCTCTTGTATAACCAGTTGCGAGCCTATACAcaaatttcaaaatcaaaatttaGCAGGAAAATGGGATAAAGCCCGCCATAAATCTTTTGACAAAATAAAGGACTCCATTCTAGTGCCTacaatgccagaaagcctttatTACTATACCTATCAGTCATTGAAACCACTA
It includes:
- the LOC138893940 gene encoding uncharacterized protein, producing the protein MKSFIVKTDERLDAHGKTIKELDTGLLNLEKQVGQIENILAERIPDPTTVQKEVVPEKESEEKLKNEVDKKKKGKKGAEKKKKEETSRREEINESGNLPALPFPQKLYREKLDKQLERFLDMLKQEILKKKRKIEYTSVDKIKEHCSAIFQNKLPQKCGDPGSFTIPWSLGTLNFDKSLCDFGASISLMPLSIYKKLENEIGEIRSAPISLQLAEQITIIPEGIVEYVLVKVDKFVFPVNFIVVNMEENKEVPLILE